In Mycolicibacterium nivoides, the DNA window CGGCGGATCCGGACAGCACGTCCGTGCGGAAGGACTACTGAACGCGCTCGGTGCGCAGGATTGCGAACGAGTGACCGGCCAATACCGTGGCGCCGGAAGCGATGTCGGGGTCTTCCCACGCCGCGACCAGTTCGCCCGTCACCGGCACGGACACGGCGTCGGAACCGAGGTTGCAGGCGATCGACAGGGCGCCACGGTGCAGAACGATCCACCGCTGCTGCTCGTCGAAGTCGATCGACATGTGATCCAGCCACGGATCGGCGAGGTCGGGCTCGGTGCGCCGCAACGCGATCAGCTCCCGATAGGTCCTGTGCAGCCGATCGTGATCGCCGTCGGAGACCTCGCTCCAGTTCAGTTTGGACCGCAGGAATGTCTCCGGGTCCTGCGGATCTGGGATCTCGTCGGCATCCCAGCCGTGCTCGGCGAATTCGGCCTTACGACCCTCGGCGGTAGCGCGGGCCAATTCCGGCTCGGGATGCGAACTGAAGAACTGGAACGGTGAGGAGGAACCCCACTCCTCGCCCATGAAAAGCATTGCCGTATAGGGGGATCCGAGCGCAAGCGCCGCCTTCACGGCCAGCTGGCCGAATGTCAGGAGCTGCGACGGCCGGTCGCCGACGGCGCGGTTGCCGACCTGGTCGTGGGTAACGGTGTAGGCCAGCAGCCGCGTGCCCGGAATGGTGGCGGTGTCCAATGGACGGCCGTGTCTGCGATGACGGAACGACGAGTATGTGCCCGCGTGGAAATATCCGTGCTTGAGCGTCTGTGCCAGGGTGGCCAGCGATCCGAAATCGGCGTAGTAGCCCTGCCGTTCACCCGACACCGCGGTATGGATGGCGTGGTGGACGTCGTCGTCCCACTGTGCAGTCAGGCCGAAGCCGCCACGGTCGCGCGGCGTGATCAGCCGGGGGTCGTTCAGGTCGCTTTCGGCGATCAACGAGAGAGGACGGCCGAGTTCTTCGGCAAGGGCGTCGGTCTCGGCCGCCAGTTCCTCGAGCAGATGGATCGCGGTGGTGTCCACCAGCGCATGCACCGCATCCAGACGCAGACCGTCGGCGTGGAAGTCGCGCATCCAGCGCAGCGCACAGTCGATGATGTAGGTGCGAACTTCGTCGGCGTCGGCATCGGACAGGTTGATCGAACTGCCCCACGGATTGCTGCCGGCGGACAGGTATGGACCGAACCGCGGCAGATAGTTGCCCGACGGGCCGAGATGGTTGAACACCGCGTCGATCAGCACGCCGAGTCCACGCGCGTGGCAGGCGTCGATCAGCCGGATGAGGCCGTCCGGTCCGCCGTAGGATTCGTGCACCGCGTACCAGAGCACCCCGTCATAGCCCCAGCCGTAGGTGCCGTTGAACGCGTTGACCGGCATCAACTCGACGAAATCGACGCCGAGATCCACCAGGTGGTCGAGCTTCTCGATGGCGGCGTCGAATGTGCCATCGGGAGTGAAGGTTCCGGTGTGAAGTTCGTAGATCACCCCGCCGCAGATGGACCGGCCCGCCCACCCGGCGTCGGTCCAGGCGTCCGGTGCGGGCTGCCACAGCTGTGAGCGTTCATGCACGCCGTCGGGCTGACGCGCTGAGCGAGGATCCGGCAGTACCGTGGCGTCCTCGTCGAGAACGAACCCATACCGGGCGTCGGCGCGGCAGCTGACCTCGGCCCGCCACCAGCCGTCGGCGGTGCGCGTCATCTCGTGCAGCGCTCCGTCCACGTCGACCCGCACGCGGTCGGGCTTCGGCGCCCACACGGTGAATTCAGTCATCCGTGCGCTCCAGCAAGGCCACCGGCGAATCGGCGAGCAGGTCGGTCAGCGGCACCCGCCCGGCCCACTGCCGGCCACTGAGCCGATCCAGCCACCGGCCGGCGGGTAAGGGCAATACCGTGTCGGCCCAGCCGGTTTCGGCCAGTGCCACGGTCCACCGGCATGCCGCCACCACGACATCCTGACCGCGCAGAAACGACACCAGGTGTGCCGCGGCGGTACCGGTGGCGGGCAGCGGCGTGTAGCCGCCGGCCCGGAAGGTCGCCGGCCGCGCGCGGCGCAGTGTCAGCGCAGCCGTGGTCACCCGCAGCTTGTCATCGTCCCCGCGCTCCAACGCGTCACGCAGCGCCGCATAGTCGACGGGGCGACGGTTGTCCGGATCGACCAGACTGTCCTCGGTCGTTTCGGTGCCCTGGTAGACGTCGGGTATGCCGGGCGCGGTCAGCTGGATGAGTTTCTGGCCCAGGCTGTCGTTCCGGGCGTGCGCCTCGAGCCGACCCACCAGCGCCGTCAGTTCGGCTGCGACCGGACCGTCGAGGACCCGGTCCAGCCAACCGTGCACCTCGTTCTCGAAGTCCACGCACGGGTCATGCCAGGAGGTTCGGGTGGCGGCTTCCCGGATCGCCTTCTCGGCGTAGGCGTGCAACCGGGCACGAAGCTCGTCGGTGACGGCTCCGTCCACCGGCCAGACGCCGAAAATGTTCTGCCACAAGAACAGTGCGGTCTCCCGCTCCGGGGGAGTGGACGATGCCGACCACCGCTCGACCGAATCGGCCCACGTCTCGGGGACCTGGGACAGCAGCCCGATCCGGGCGCGGACGTCCTCTCCGCGCTTGGTGTCGTGGGTCGACAACGTGGTCATCGCCGTCGGCCGGGCGCGCATCCGCGTGGTCGTCCGCTGGTGGAACTCGGCTGCCGACACCCCGAACAACTCTGGTGCACCGCCGACCTCGTTGAGCGACACCAGGCGGGCGTCGCGGTAGAACAGGCAGTCCTCGACAGCCTTGGCCGTCGCCGCACCACACAGTTGGTTGAACCGGGACACCACCTCGTCGCTGGTGGAAAGGGCCGTCGCGACGGTGGACAGCGTGTCGGTCAGTTCCATTGCGGCCCAGGATGTCTCCTGCATGGCCACCGGAACGATCGCGCCGAGCGACGGATAGTCACTGCGGTAGACGCCGATCCTGCTGATGAGTGCTGCCACGGCCGCCGGCAGCTGCGGGTCCTGCCTCGCGGTCACCGTCGCGATGGCCCGGCACAGCCGGCTCAGTTCGCTGGACAGGGTGTCGGTGACCGCCGCGGTCTTGAGCGTGCGTTCGGCGTCAGGATCCGGGCGCCCACTCACCGCGGTGAGTGGGCTTTCCCCTGACGGGGCGATGAACAGTCCACCGACCTCGCGCAGCGCGTCGTAGCCGGTGGTGCCGTCGACGGGCAGTGACGCATCGAGGCTCTCGTCGGCCGCCAGGATCTTCTCGACCACGATCCAGGCTTCGGGACCGGTGAGTTCGCGCAACCACCCCAGATAGCCCGCGGGGTCGGACAATCCGTCCGGATGGTCGATCCGCAGGCCGTCCACCAGGCCCTCCTCGAACCAGCGCTTGACCTCCACGTGGCTCGCGTCGAAGACGGTGCGGTCCTCCTGGCGCAGCGCCGCCAGGGACGTGATCGAGAAGAAGCGACGGTAGCCGCAGATCCCGGTGCGCCAACCCCTCAGCCGGTAGTGCTGGCGGTCATGGACCTCGCTGCCGGTGCCCGAGCCGGTTCCGGGCGCCACCGGGAACACCAGGTCGCCCAGTCTCAGCACGTCGCCGTCGAGCACCAGGTCGGCGACGTCGTCGTCGGAACCCAGGACCGGCAACACGATCCGCCCGCTGTCGAGATCCCAATCGATGTCGAAGTAGTCCGCGTAGGCCGAGGCGCGGCCATGCCGCAGCAGATCCCACCACCACGGGTTCTGCTCGGGGTGGGCGACGCCGACGTGGTTGGGCACGATGTCCACGATCAGGCCCATGCCGCGGGATCGGGCAGCCTCTGACAATCTGCGCAGTCCCTCCCTGCCGCCGAGGGAGGCCGATACCGTGGTGGGATCGGTCACGTCGTAGCCGTGTGTGGATCCGTGCGCGGCGGTCAGGATCGGCGACAGGTAGAGATGTGAGACTCCCAGCCGGTCGAGATAGTCCAGGAGATTCACCGCGTCATCGAATGTGCAGCAGTCGCCGCGCATCTGGAGCCGATACGTGGACAGGATGGGGCTGGGCATATCAGGCCGTCTTGCGCAGCACGAGCAGCGAGCGGGCCTGTAGTGAGATCTTCTCACCCGCGGCCACCACGAGACCGGAATCGCCTGTCGGACTGGAGGTGTCGAGGTCGCCGGTCCATTCGGCGGCGTAATCGCCGTTCGGGGTGACGAAGTCCTGCTCGTGGTCGTTGGCGTTGAAGCACAACAGGAACGTGTCGTCGACGACGCGTTCACCTCGCGCGTTGGGGGCCGGGATGGAATCGCCGTTGAGGAACACCGCGACACAGGTGCCCAACCCGGTGCCCCAGTCCTCGGGGGTCATCTCGGTTCCCGCCGGGGTGAGCCACGCGATGTCCCGAACCTGGTCACCGCTGCGGATGGGCTTGCCCTCGAAGAACCGGCGACGCCGAAACGCGGGATGGCGCTTGCGGAATGCCAGCACCTTGCGGGTGAACTCCAGGTGGTCGGCGTTGCTCTCGAGCCGTGACCAGTCCATCCAGGACAGCTCGGAGTCCTGGCAGTACACGTTGTTGTTGCCCGACTGGGTCCGACCGATCTCATCGCCGTGGGCGATCATCGGGGTGCCCTGGGACAGCATCAGTGTCCCCATGATGTTGCGCATCTGCTTGGCGCGCAGGGCCAGGACCTCCGGGTCGTCGGTCGGGCCCTCGACGCCGCAGTTCCACGAGCGGTTGTGGCTCTCGCCGTCGCGGTTGTCCTCACCGTTGGCCTCGTTGTGCTTCTCGTTGTAGGACACCAGATCGTTGAGGGTGAATCCGTCGTGGCAGGTGACGAAGTTGATGCTGGCGCCGGGCCGGCGGCCGGTGGCCTCGTAGAGGTCTGAGGAGCCGGTGAGCCGGGACGCGAACTCGCCGAGCGTCGAGGGTTCGCCGCGCCAGTAATCACGCACCGTGTCGCGGTACTTGCCGTTCCACTCGGTCCACAAGCCGGGGAAGTTGCCGACCTGGTAGCCGCCCTCGCCGACGTCCCACGGTTCGGCGATCAGTTTCACCTGGCTGACCACCGGGTCCTGCTGGACCAGGTCGAAGAACGCCGAAAGCCGGTCCACGTCATAGAACTCGCGGGCCAGCGTTGATGCCAGGTCGAATCGGAAGCCGTCGACGTGCATCTCCAGTACCCAGTACCGCAGAGAGTCCATGATCAGTTGCAGCGTGTGCGGGTGCCGGGCATTGAGGCTGTTGCCGGTCCCGGTGAAATCCTTGTAGTACTCGAGCTGCCCGTCGAGGAGCCGGTAGTACGCGGCGTTGTCGATCCCGCGGAAGTTGATGGTGGGACCGAGGTGGTTTCCTTCGGCGGTGTGGTTGTAGACCACATCGAGGATGACCTCGATACCGGCATCGTGAAACGCCTTGACCATGGTCTTGAACTCGGCCACGGCGCCGCCGGCGTGCCTGGTGGCCGCATATTGGAAGTGCGGGGCGAAGAAACCGACTGTGTTGTAGCCCCAGTAGTTCCGCAACCCGAGGTCCAGCAGCCGATGGTCGTGCATGAACTGGTGCACCGGCATCAGCTCGATCGCGGTGATGTTCAGCGACTGGAGGTACTCGATGACCACCGGGTGGCTCAGCCCCGCATAGGTGCCCCGGAGTTCCTCCGGGATGCCCGGGTGAGTCTGGGTCATTCCCTTGACATGTGCCTCGTAGATGACCGTGTCGTGATACGGGGTCTTGGGTGAGCGGTCCGAGCCCCATTGGAAGAACGGGTTGATCACCACGCTGGTCATGGTGTGGCCCAGGGAGTCGACCTGCGGCGGGTTTCCGGTGCCGGGAGGTTCGGCCGTCAGGTCGTAGGAGAACAGGGCCTGGCTGAAATCGAAGTCGCCGTGGAACGACTTGCCGTACGGGTCCAGCAGCAGCTTGCTGGGGTCGCACCGATGTCCGGCGCCGGGATCCCACGGGCCGTACACCCGGTACCCGTACCGCTGCCCAGGCGTGACAGTCGGCAGGTAGGCGTGCCAGACGTAACCGTCGACCTCTTCGAGATTGATCCGGTGCTCGGTCCCGTCCTTGGCGATCAGACACAGCTCGACGCGTTCGGCGACTTCCGAGAACAGCGAGAAGTTGGTGCCCGCACCGTCGTAGGTCGCGCCGAGCGGGTAGGCCTCGCCGGGCCAGACGGTCGACATCGGCGTGGGTACTGGAGATGACGGCACTGGAGAAGACGGTGGCATGGGTTCACCACCAACCGGTGGCCGCCGCCATCTGGCGGCCCAGTTCACCCGTCATCGTGCGCATGTACGTCGTGGAGATGTGGTGGGAATCGTGGTACATCAACACATTTCCCTCCACCACGCGGCAATAGTCCTTACGGCACACCGCATCGCTCATGTCGAGTGGCTTGAGCAGAGGAAACCTTCCGACGAAATCCAGCGTGGGGTTGTGGTCGGAGAGTACCTTGGACCGCTCTATGCCGCAGGAGATGGAGTCGCCGCCGTTGGCCAGGCAGTCGTAGGGGAAGTACGGCTGGCCGTTTCGGGTCAGCCACGGGGTATCGCGCATCGCCAAAACCGGAATGTTGTTCTGCGAGAGAGTTTCCCAGATTCCGATATAGGTGCCCGGCATCACGTCACCTGGCTTGATGTTCCACGGCCGGGTGGACGTGGTGAACACATAGTCGGGCCGATCGGCGATGAGCCGGGCCATCACCTTTTCGTTCCACTCATGGCATTTCGGATACGGGCGGTTATCGCCCATCACCAGCGGCGTTTCCTCCGTGGTGAGAGGACAACCCATCTTGAGGTAGGTGACGACCTTGAAGTTGTGCAGGCGGCCCAGCAGGTCCAGGGCGGTGATCCAGTGCTCGGCATGCGACCCGCCTGCCACCGCGACGGTGCGCGGGGAGTCTTTGTCGCCGTAGGTGCAGTTGATGATGTCGGTGTTGCCGAAATCGCTGATACAGCCGTCCGTCGTGGACGCCGGCAGATCGTCCTTCGCCTCGAGCACCGTGGGGCGCATGGGCAGTTTGGGTACCCGCGCGTGGTCGATCAGGGCGCGTGCTCCGGGATAGTCGCGGGCCGACAGCCCCGACAGTTCCTTGCCGTTGGCGCGCTGCACGGTGACATGCTCACGCCAGGTGAAGGAAGTGGCGGTCAAGGCGACACCGAGAAGGCCGACGATCGAGCCGACAACGATGGTGGGCCGGCGCAGACGGACCCGTAGCGGAAGGGCAGGTGCCGCGGTGGCGGCCTTGGCCTTCTGCGAGCGCAGTGGCTCCTCGATATAGCGCGTGGTGAGCCAGGCCAGAACGCCCGACACGAGCAGCACGATCGTGCCCTCGAGGAAGTTGGCGTGGGCATGGCCCGAGTAGGACAGCCAGAAGATCAGCAACGGCCAGTGCCAGAGGTAGAGCGAGTAGGCCATCGAGCCCAGCGACACGAACGGCTTTGTCGCCAGCATCCGGTTGGGTGCGGGCAACCGCTGGCCCGCTCTCGGATCGTCGGTCCGGTTGGCAGCGGTCAGGATGAAGATGACGGTGGCGCCGACCGGAACCAGGGTCCACGGCCCGGGAAACTCCTTGACGCCGTCGATCCACCAGCCACACGTCAGGATCGCGGCCAGCGAGACGGTCGCCAGGACGGTGCGCAACCACATCGGCCACCGCACCGCCGGCACCAACGCCCCGGCGAGCGCGCCGACGAGCAGCTCCCAGCCGCGGGCAAAGCTGTTGTAGTAGGCGGTGGCCTGATCGTTGTTGTGGGCGATGATCGCGTACACGAAAGACGCGATGGTCAGCGCGCTCAGTAAAACGATGAACGCGGTGCGCAGATGGCGGCCGAACAGCCGGCGGCCCATGAAAGCGAACCCGAAGACCAGTAACAGGAAGGCCAGGTAGAACTGCCCCTGGACGGACATCGACCAGATGTGTTGGAGCGGGCTGACCGCCTCACCGGCGCGAAGGTAGTCCGCGGCAGTGTTGGCCAACTCCCAGTTCTGGTAGTAGCCCAGGCTTGCCAGGCTTTGGTCAGCAAACGTTTCCCAGCGGGTCTCGGGCTGCACCAGGATCGTCAGCACGGCGGCTGCGGCAAGCACCACCACCAGCGCGGGAAGCAGGCGCCGAATCAACCGGACCACTTCGGGAAGCGGCCACAGCGGCGCATCCGGATTGAGTGCGATCCGCAGGATCTTGCCGCCGAAGAAGAATCCGGACAGCGCCAGGAAAACGTCGACACCACCGGAAACCCGGCCGAACCAAATGTGGAACATCGCCACGAGGGCGATGGCGATGCCGCGCAGTCCGTCCAGATCGTGGCGGTAGAAACCCGATGCACGGGTACCCATGACTGCGCGTGGAACGGAACCGGATTCGGTGCCGGGCTCCGTCCGGGGGGCGTCAAGGGTTTTCATGGTCGAGGCCAATTTACCTAACATCGGCCTGCCGCTCACATTTCGGATGGGTGCGTCACAGTCTGTGAGCAAAGGGCTAGGCTGCCCGACTGTGGCTGAGCTGACACCAGCGCAGATCAATGCCATCGACGCCGCCCACATCTGGCATCCCTACAGTGCCATGGGCTCGGCGGCGCTTCCGCCGGTGGTGGCGGTCGGTGCCAAAGGCGCGTGGCTGACTGTGATTGACCCTACTGACGGCGCACCGATCGAGGTGATCGATGCGATGGCGTCCTGGTGGACCGCCGTGCACGGACACGGGCACCCGGTACTGGACCGTGCGATCAGTGACCAGCTCGCCACCATGAACCACGTCATGTTCGGCGGCCTGACCCACGAACCGGCCGCACGGCTGGCGCAGCTGCTGGTCGAGCTCACCCCCGAGGGCCTGGAGACCGTGTTCTTCAGCGATTCCGGGTCGGTGTCCGTCGAGGTGGCCGTCAAAATGGCGCTGCAGTACTGGCGCAGCCTGGGCAGAGGGTCCAAACACCGCCTGATGACCTGGCGCGGCGGCTACCACGGCGACACGTTCACCCCGATGAGCGTGTGTGATCCGGACGGCGGCATGCACGAGCTGTGGTCCGGGGAAAACTCAGTCCTGGTGCCCCAGATTTTCGCCCCGCCCGTGCCCGCCGACTATCAACCGGCCTACAGCGAGGCATTCGAGCGGCAGCTGGCCGAACACGCCCACGAGCTCGCCGCGGTGATCGTCGAACCCGTCGTGCAGGGCGCCGGGGGTATGCGTTTTCACGATCCCCGGTACTTGGCCGACCTGCGCGTGATCTGCGATCGCCACGATGTACTGCTGATCTTCGACGAGATCGCCACGGGATTCGGCCGCACCGGAAAGCTGTTCGCCGCCGAACATGCCGGGGTCAGCCCGGACATCATGTGCGTGGGCAAGGCGCTGACCGGCGGCTACATCACCCTGGCCGCCACGCTGTGCACCGGGGAGATCGCACGGACGATCAGCGCGGGGGCACCGGGCGCCCTCATGCACGGACCGACGTTCATGGCCAACGCGCTGGCCTGCGCCGTCGGCGTCGCTGCGGTGGAACTGCTGATCGGCGGTGACTGGCGGGCGCAGGTGACCGAGATCGAGGCCGGGCTGCGGGAAGGACTCGAGCCGGCCCGCACGTTGCCGGGCGTCGCCGATGTCCGCGTGCTCGGCGCCATCGGTGTAATCGAGATGCGCGAGCCGGTGGACATGCGGGTGGCCACGTTGGCGGCCCTGCGCCACGGGCTCTGGCTGCGCCCGTTCGGCAAATTGATCTATGCCATGCCGCCCTTCATCTGCACGTGTGCGGAGGTGGAACAGATCACCGCAGGCATGGTCGGCGTGGCTCGTGCACTAACCTGAACGGTGTTCAATGCTCGGTCGGCACAAAGGAGCACCCACGTGACCCGCACGGATCTTTCACCGCTGGCCTGGCTCGCAGACGTCGAGCAGCAGCGCAGGCAGGCCGGACTGCGCCGTGAACTGCGCACTCGCCCTGCTGTGGCCACCGAGCTGGACCTGGCCTCCAACGACTACCTGGGGCTGTCGCAGCACCCGGAGGTGCTCGACGGTGGCGTCGAGGCGCTGCGGACCTGGGGCGCGGGTGCCGGTGGATCACGCTTGGTCACGGGCAACACCGAGTTGCACGAAGGGTTCGAGACCGCCCTGGCGACGTTCGTCGGCGCCGAGTCGGCGCTGGTCTTCTCCTCGGGTTACACCGCCAACCTTGGTGCCGTCGTCGCATTGTCCGGTCCCGGCTCGCTGCTGGTCTCCGACGCTCTCACGCACGCGTCGCTCGTCGACGCCTGCCGGTTGTCGCGCGCCCGGGTGAGCGTCACCCCACATCGCGACGTCGACGCGGTCGATGCGGCGCTGTCGGCGCGCACCGAGGAACGCGCGGTGGTCCTGACCGAGTCCGTGTTCAGCACCGACGGAGCGCTGGCGCCGTTGCGTGAGCTGCATGCGGTCTGTCGCCGCCACGGCGCGCTCCTGCTCGTCGACGAGGCGCATGGGCTGGGTGTGCGTGGCCCGGGTGGACAGGGTCTGCTGTACGAGACCGGCCTGGCCGGGGCGCCGGACGTGGTCATGACGACGACCCTGTCGAAGGCGCTGGGCAGCCAGGGCGGCGTGGTGCTCGGCCCGGAGGCGATCCGTGCCCATCTCATCGACGCGGCCCGTCCGTTCATCTTCGACACCGGCCTGGCGCCGGCGGCCGTCGGCGCCGCGTGGGCCGCACTGCGGGTGCTGACCGCCGAACCTCAGCGAGCTCAAGCCGTGTTGGACCATGCCGCCGCACTCGCCCGGATTTCCGGGGACACCGCGGTGCCGGACTCCGCGGTCGTCTCGGTGATCCTCGGTGAGCCCGAGGTGGCCGTGGCCGCGGCCGCCGCGTGCCTGGACCGTGGGGTGCGGGTGGGGTGCTTCCGTCCTCCGACGGTGCCCGAGGGCACCTCGCGGCTGCGCTTGACCGCACGGGCCTCGCTGACCGCCGACGAGATGGACCTGGCCCGCCAGGTGTTGACCGAGGTGCTGTCGAAGGCCCGGTTGTGAGCACGCTGGTCGTCACGGGTACCGACACCGGCGTCGGGAAGACAGTGACGACCGCCGCGCTGGCGTGTGCGGCCCGCATGGCCGGCCTCGATGTCGCGGTGTGCAAGCCGGTGCAGACCGGAACCGTCGACGGCGACAACGACCTCGCTGAGGTGAACCGGTTGTCCGGGGTGGGCAACCTGCATGGGGGATGGCGTTATCCGGAGCCGCTGGCCCCGGTCGCGGCCGCGCACCGGGCCGGGTGTGGGCTGCCGACCCGCGCGGAGTTGGTGGACGCGGTGCGAGGCGCCGAGATTCCCGGCGGGCTGACCCTGGTCGAGGGTGCCGGTGGACTCCTCGTCGAATTGGGCGACGACGGTGTCACGGTGCGTGATCTGGCAGCTGATCTGGCCGCCGCTGTCCTGGTGGTGGTGGCTCCGGGGCTGGGGACTCTGAATCACACCGCGTTGACTTTGGAATCTCTTGCCGGGCAGGGGATTCCATGTGCCGGTCTGGTGATCGGTGCATGGCCGGAGAACCCCGGTGTCACGGAGTCGGGCAACCGGGAGGCGCTGGCGCAACTGGCGCCGCTTCGGGCCGTGCTGCCCGCGGGGGCGGGCGGTGCGAGTGCCACGGAGTTCGAGAAGATCTGCGCCGATGCCTTCGACCGGGACTGGCTGATCGGCCTGATCTGAGATGGTGCACTCCGTCGAGCTGGTCTTCGACCCGGACACCGAGGTCGCGATCCGTGGCATATGGGACGCGCTGCGTGACAAAGACATTCCCAGCCAGGCCCCTGCCAGCCGGCCGCACGCGACGCTGACTGTCGCCCAGCGCATCGACCCCGAGGCCGACGCCGTGCTGACCGAGCTCGTGGACCGATTCCCGCTGCCGTGCCGGCTCGGTGCGACCCTGATCTTCGGGCGTTCGGCCGGAGTGCTGGCGCGGCTGCTGGTGCCGACCGACGAGCTGCTGGCCGTCCAGGCCGATACGTACCGACTGTGCCTGCCGTTCACGGACCCGGCCCCGATGCCGCACGCGGAACCGGCGAACTGGACCCCGCACGTGACGCTGGCCCGACGGGTGGCTCCGGCCAGGTTGGCCACTGCCGTGCGGATCGCCGGACGCCCCTCAGAGATCGTCGGCCAGGTGACGGGGCTACGGCATTGGGACGGCGACAAGCGCCTCGAACACCCGATCGGCTGATCGGCCGGCGATCAGCCCTGGCTGTGTTGCGAGATGCCGCGTCCGGAGCTGAGCGTGCTGGCGCCCCGCACGGCCAAGCCGTCGACGAGCAATTGCAGGCCGAAGGCGAATTGCCGCGAGGTGTCGCGGTTGAGCACCGACTGCTCATCCGCCAGTGCTCCAGCCGCATCCCACTGCAGCCGGGACTGTTCGTCGGCGGTGAAGCCCAGCACGTAATAGAGCACCGTGCGGGCGGCCAACTCGTCATCCGGCGACGTCACGCCGGCCTGCTTCGCGGCATCGGCGAGCTGCGCCACGATTTCGCCGACGATCTGGGATTGCCCGGCGGCAAAACTGGACGAGACCAGCTCGGCACCGTCGGTGTGCGACAGCAGTGCATCACGC includes these proteins:
- the treY gene encoding malto-oligosyltrehalose synthase, whose protein sequence is MPSPILSTYRLQMRGDCCTFDDAVNLLDYLDRLGVSHLYLSPILTAAHGSTHGYDVTDPTTVSASLGGREGLRRLSEAARSRGMGLIVDIVPNHVGVAHPEQNPWWWDLLRHGRASAYADYFDIDWDLDSGRIVLPVLGSDDDVADLVLDGDVLRLGDLVFPVAPGTGSGTGSEVHDRQHYRLRGWRTGICGYRRFFSITSLAALRQEDRTVFDASHVEVKRWFEEGLVDGLRIDHPDGLSDPAGYLGWLRELTGPEAWIVVEKILAADESLDASLPVDGTTGYDALREVGGLFIAPSGESPLTAVSGRPDPDAERTLKTAAVTDTLSSELSRLCRAIATVTARQDPQLPAAVAALISRIGVYRSDYPSLGAIVPVAMQETSWAAMELTDTLSTVATALSTSDEVVSRFNQLCGAATAKAVEDCLFYRDARLVSLNEVGGAPELFGVSAAEFHQRTTTRMRARPTAMTTLSTHDTKRGEDVRARIGLLSQVPETWADSVERWSASSTPPERETALFLWQNIFGVWPVDGAVTDELRARLHAYAEKAIREAATRTSWHDPCVDFENEVHGWLDRVLDGPVAAELTALVGRLEAHARNDSLGQKLIQLTAPGIPDVYQGTETTEDSLVDPDNRRPVDYAALRDALERGDDDKLRVTTAALTLRRARPATFRAGGYTPLPATGTAAAHLVSFLRGQDVVVAACRWTVALAETGWADTVLPLPAGRWLDRLSGRQWAGRVPLTDLLADSPVALLERTDD
- a CDS encoding acyltransferase family protein, with amino-acid sequence MKTLDAPRTEPGTESGSVPRAVMGTRASGFYRHDLDGLRGIAIALVAMFHIWFGRVSGGVDVFLALSGFFFGGKILRIALNPDAPLWPLPEVVRLIRRLLPALVVVLAAAAVLTILVQPETRWETFADQSLASLGYYQNWELANTAADYLRAGEAVSPLQHIWSMSVQGQFYLAFLLLVFGFAFMGRRLFGRHLRTAFIVLLSALTIASFVYAIIAHNNDQATAYYNSFARGWELLVGALAGALVPAVRWPMWLRTVLATVSLAAILTCGWWIDGVKEFPGPWTLVPVGATVIFILTAANRTDDPRAGQRLPAPNRMLATKPFVSLGSMAYSLYLWHWPLLIFWLSYSGHAHANFLEGTIVLLVSGVLAWLTTRYIEEPLRSQKAKAATAAPALPLRVRLRRPTIVVGSIVGLLGVALTATSFTWREHVTVQRANGKELSGLSARDYPGARALIDHARVPKLPMRPTVLEAKDDLPASTTDGCISDFGNTDIINCTYGDKDSPRTVAVAGGSHAEHWITALDLLGRLHNFKVVTYLKMGCPLTTEETPLVMGDNRPYPKCHEWNEKVMARLIADRPDYVFTTSTRPWNIKPGDVMPGTYIGIWETLSQNNIPVLAMRDTPWLTRNGQPYFPYDCLANGGDSISCGIERSKVLSDHNPTLDFVGRFPLLKPLDMSDAVCRKDYCRVVEGNVLMYHDSHHISTTYMRTMTGELGRQMAAATGWW
- the treZ gene encoding malto-oligosyltrehalose trehalohydrolase; its protein translation is MTEFTVWAPKPDRVRVDVDGALHEMTRTADGWWRAEVSCRADARYGFVLDEDATVLPDPRSARQPDGVHERSQLWQPAPDAWTDAGWAGRSICGGVIYELHTGTFTPDGTFDAAIEKLDHLVDLGVDFVELMPVNAFNGTYGWGYDGVLWYAVHESYGGPDGLIRLIDACHARGLGVLIDAVFNHLGPSGNYLPRFGPYLSAGSNPWGSSINLSDADADEVRTYIIDCALRWMRDFHADGLRLDAVHALVDTTAIHLLEELAAETDALAEELGRPLSLIAESDLNDPRLITPRDRGGFGLTAQWDDDVHHAIHTAVSGERQGYYADFGSLATLAQTLKHGYFHAGTYSSFRHRRHGRPLDTATIPGTRLLAYTVTHDQVGNRAVGDRPSQLLTFGQLAVKAALALGSPYTAMLFMGEEWGSSSPFQFFSSHPEPELARATAEGRKAEFAEHGWDADEIPDPQDPETFLRSKLNWSEVSDGDHDRLHRTYRELIALRRTEPDLADPWLDHMSIDFDEQQRWIVLHRGALSIACNLGSDAVSVPVTGELVAAWEDPDIASGATVLAGHSFAILRTERVQ
- a CDS encoding adenosylmethionine--8-amino-7-oxononanoate transaminase; its protein translation is MAELTPAQINAIDAAHIWHPYSAMGSAALPPVVAVGAKGAWLTVIDPTDGAPIEVIDAMASWWTAVHGHGHPVLDRAISDQLATMNHVMFGGLTHEPAARLAQLLVELTPEGLETVFFSDSGSVSVEVAVKMALQYWRSLGRGSKHRLMTWRGGYHGDTFTPMSVCDPDGGMHELWSGENSVLVPQIFAPPVPADYQPAYSEAFERQLAEHAHELAAVIVEPVVQGAGGMRFHDPRYLADLRVICDRHDVLLIFDEIATGFGRTGKLFAAEHAGVSPDIMCVGKALTGGYITLAATLCTGEIARTISAGAPGALMHGPTFMANALACAVGVAAVELLIGGDWRAQVTEIEAGLREGLEPARTLPGVADVRVLGAIGVIEMREPVDMRVATLAALRHGLWLRPFGKLIYAMPPFICTCAEVEQITAGMVGVARALT
- the glgX gene encoding glycogen debranching protein GlgX, whose amino-acid sequence is MSTVWPGEAYPLGATYDGAGTNFSLFSEVAERVELCLIAKDGTEHRINLEEVDGYVWHAYLPTVTPGQRYGYRVYGPWDPGAGHRCDPSKLLLDPYGKSFHGDFDFSQALFSYDLTAEPPGTGNPPQVDSLGHTMTSVVINPFFQWGSDRSPKTPYHDTVIYEAHVKGMTQTHPGIPEELRGTYAGLSHPVVIEYLQSLNITAIELMPVHQFMHDHRLLDLGLRNYWGYNTVGFFAPHFQYAATRHAGGAVAEFKTMVKAFHDAGIEVILDVVYNHTAEGNHLGPTINFRGIDNAAYYRLLDGQLEYYKDFTGTGNSLNARHPHTLQLIMDSLRYWVLEMHVDGFRFDLASTLAREFYDVDRLSAFFDLVQQDPVVSQVKLIAEPWDVGEGGYQVGNFPGLWTEWNGKYRDTVRDYWRGEPSTLGEFASRLTGSSDLYEATGRRPGASINFVTCHDGFTLNDLVSYNEKHNEANGEDNRDGESHNRSWNCGVEGPTDDPEVLALRAKQMRNIMGTLMLSQGTPMIAHGDEIGRTQSGNNNVYCQDSELSWMDWSRLESNADHLEFTRKVLAFRKRHPAFRRRRFFEGKPIRSGDQVRDIAWLTPAGTEMTPEDWGTGLGTCVAVFLNGDSIPAPNARGERVVDDTFLLCFNANDHEQDFVTPNGDYAAEWTGDLDTSSPTGDSGLVVAAGEKISLQARSLLVLRKTA